GCAGAGCGCGGTGCTCTGATTGACGGCTCCGCGATAGCCCCCGGCGATGTGATTCTGGGGCTGGAATCGTCTGGTGTCCATTCCAACGGCTTTTCGCTGGTGCGCAGACTCGCCGAGGATAAGGGTTGGAAACTCACCCGCCCTGCGCTTTTTGATCATGAGCAACTGTTGATCGATGCCCTGATGGCACCAACCCGCATTTATGTCGCTGCACTTTTGCCGCTGCTGCGCGCTGGCCAGATCAAGGGTCTGGCGCATATTACCGGCGGCGGATTGCTGGAGAACATCCCGCGTGTTTTGCCCGATGGCTGTCATGCGAAGATCGATGCAACCAGTTGGAGCCAGCCGCGGCTAATGGCTTTCCTGCAGGCCGAGGGGAATATCGAACCGGAAGAAATGGCACACACATTCAACTGCGGCATCGGCATGGCGGTGATTGTTGCCCCGGATCAGGCGGAGGAGATTTCCGAGCAGCTAAGCGCGTCGGGCGAAACTGTGCATGATATTGGTCGCATCGACGCGGGCGAAAAAGGTTGCACCGTTTCCGGACCAGCCGGATGCTGGGCGGCGCGAGATGATTGGACGGCAACGCATAATGGCTAAAGCGCGCTTGGCTATCATGATCTCGGGTGTCGGCACCAATATGGCCGCGCTGCTTTATGCCTCACGCGATCCTGATTGCCCCTATGAGGTAGTGCTGGTTGCCAGCAATAATCCTGATGCGCAGGGCTTGAAATTGGCTGAAGCAGAAGGCGTCGCTACCTTTAGTCATGCGCATAAAGGCTTGTCGCGCGAAGAACATGATACGACCATGCACGCAGCGCTCACCGAAGCGAAGGCCGATTATGTCGCTCTGGCAGGCTATATGCGGATTTTAAGCGATGAGTTCGTCAGCAAATGGGCCGAGCGGATGGTCAATATCCATCCCTCGCTTTTGCCCAAATATAAGGGCCTCGACACCCATCAGCGCGCAATTGATGCGGGTGACAGCCATGGCGGCTGTTCGGTGCATCTGGTGACGCCGGAACTGGATGACGGCCCGGTGCTGGACCAGACGCCGGTGGCGATCCTGCCCGATGATGACGTGCATAGCCTGACTGAGCGGGTAAAAATCGCGGAATATCAGCTATACGCCCGCACCCTTTCAGACTATATCGCACGCGAAAATGACCCGGACTGGATACAGCAAAAGGTCGACGGCATTGCGCTCTCTTTGCCCAGCACCCATGCCCGCGAAAGCCATGGCGCGCCCGGATGGCGCGTCGGCAGCGAGAAATCGGGCAAGTTTTTCGCCTATCTCTCAGTCAATCATCATGGCGAGGACCGCGTTGCCCTGTTGGTCAAATGCAGCGGCCCCGACGAGATGATGACGCTGATCGACCAGGAACCCGAAATCTACCACAAGCCCGCCTATTATGGCGCTTCAGGCTGGATAGGCTATCGCCTTGATCGCCAAGGCGTCGACTGGGACCATGTCCGCCAATGGCTGGAACGCAGCTGGCGCAGCGTCGCACCGAAAAGCCTCACCAAGCTGATGGATGCAGCGGAGGAGTTTTGACAACTCGAGGTAATGCGCATATATTATGCGCATGAAACATTCAACGCCGCGCAAAGCCACCAATATAACGCTCGATCCAGTAGCTGTGGATGAAGCGAAGCAACTCGGAATCAACGTGTCGCAGGCTTGTGAGAATGGATTGCGCTCAGAAATCGCAAAAGCCAAAGGGGAGCAGTGGTTAGAAGAAAACCGCGAGGCAATTGATGCATTTAACGAGTGGATTGCTGAAAACGGACTGCCTTTGGAAGAGCATCGCCAATTCTAATGGCGCGCTTTGACGTCTATGAACTGCGCTCCAGCGGTACCATGGTCGTCAACTACCAATCTGACCTGCTTGACCACTACGCAACCCGTTTCATTATACCATTGCTGCCGCCAACAAATTCGAGAAGGCCGACACCGAGACTCAACCCTGTATTCAAGGTGCAGGATAAAGACCTTGTTTTTTATCCTCAATTGGCAGCGACTGTTCGGGCATCGGAGTTAGCTACTCCGATAGACTCATTGGCCGAGCACCATACTGAAATCATTGACGCCATCGATATGCTCATCAGTGGCTTCTAACGTCGCATAAAAAAGCCGCCGGATCGCTCTGGCGGCTTTTCTGAAATCATATCTGGCTTAATGCTTAGCCAACAATCTCGTCTGCGCTGAAGAAGAAATCGATCTCGATCTTCGCGTTTTCGTCGCTGTCTGAGCCATGTACCGAATTGGCTTCGATGCTCTCGGCGAATTCCTTGCGGATGGTGCCTTCGGCAGCATCTGCCGGGTTGGTGGCGCCCATGATGTCGCGGTTGCGCTTCACGGCATCTTCACCTTCCAGAACCTGCACCACAACCGGGCCGCTGGTCATAAAGTCGCACAGTTCACCGTAAAACGGGCGTTCCTTGTGCACGGCATAAAAGCCTTCCGCCTGATCGCGGGTCATGTGGATGCGCTTGGAAGCGACGACGCGCAGACCAGCCTCTTCCAGCTTCTGGGTAACCGCACCGGTAAGGTTGCGGCGGGTGGCATCAGGCTTGATGATCGAGAATGTACGGGTAACGGCCATGGGGGAGAACTCCTGCAAATTAACGGCATATTATGTTTGGCGCGCCTTTAGCTGCGCTATAGCCGCCTTGCAAGGGCGATTGTCTCGCAATGGCCGATAGCCTGTTATTCCGTGATATTGGCGGTCAGATTCACCGTGGTTTTGCCGCTGCCATCAGGCGACGCGACAACCCGCAATTGCTCTTTTTCGCCGCGCTTGGCAGAAAGGATGCTGGCTTTATCCATCGAACCGCTCTGGGTCACAGAAAACCCTGCCGATTCTGCTTCCGCACGATAGGTGCCCATCATGTCATCGGCGGACTGGCTGGTGGTATAAATCACCGTATGGGACGCCATATGCCCCTCATCTTCCATCTTCATATTGGTCATGACTTCGGCATCGGATGCGAGCTTCAGCCCATAGGGTGTATCCTCGGTATTATCATTATCCGTCTTGGCGGTGAAGCTGCCCCCCTTGGTCTCGACATTGAGACTGAGATCGCCACTATCACTGTTGACAGTCATTTCGGCATCGCCATCGCGCAGGGTGATTTCATCGCCACTGCTGCCTTCACCGCCACCGCCGCCACAGGCCGTTACCAACAATGCGCTGCTCAAAATGGCCAGTCTCTTCATGCTTCCGCTCCATAGATGCTGATAGGTTTTGCATAGGCATAAGCGCAATTGTGCTTGCGCGCCACAATCTCGCTGATAATTTACATTGGATAAGGGCGAGGCCTTACCCCTGCTCCACCCAGCGGCGACCATCCTGTTTCCAATAATGCCGGGTGACACCTTCCCTGTCTTTCAGCGACTTCCATGCAGAACGCGCGGCATCGATATGACCGGGTTCAAAGGGGAAGAATATCCGCTCAAACTGATCGCAATGGTCGCGCCACTGACCATCGGCAATGGCGAGGAAGCCGGCCTTGTTCGGCGGCATGTCGCCATCAGCAAGGGCGCGCATCAGCAAGATCGGCTGATCGGCTTCCTGCTCTTCTCCGGCAACGCCATGCGCCAGAAAACTCTCTGGCTTTCTGGTCCAAAGCGCTTCGGAGATCGCATCGATCAGCAACGCATCATCGGCAAGGATGGCCATGCGCTTGTCACCCGCCAGCGTCCGCTCAGCCAGATCGGGCAACAGATGCGCGACGGGATCGCGGGTCAGTTGGTAGAAATCGACCCGCATCCCTAGATTAGCTTGTCAGGCTGTAAGTCTGTCACTTGCCGTATTCCTACCATATCCAACCCCGCGCGAGCGGCAAACATGCCTTTAGTGCACACAAAGCCACTAAGACACAAAAAGCCAAGCCAGTTAAAGCAGCGTCTTAGTGCCTTTTTGGCTTTGTGTGCACTAATACAGCCTTGCTCCCGCTTGCGCGGGATATGAGAGAATAACCAGACCGTCTATTTCTGCTCGAAATTCTCGGCGACCAGTCGGTCAAGCAGACGCACGCCATAGCCGGTCGCGCCCTTGTCCCAGACGGCACCCGGCTTGTCGGCCCAAGCCATACCGGCGATATCCAGATGCGCCCATTTGACGCCATCTTGAATAAAGCGCTGCAGGAATTGCGCGGCAGTAATCGAACCGGCACCGCGCGGCCCAACATTTTTGATATCGGCAATCGGGGAGTCAATCAGCTTGTCATAAGGCTTGCCGAGCGGGAAGCGCCAGACCTGGTCACCCGAAGCGTCCGCTGCGCCATTGAGCATATCGACCAGCCCGTCATCATTGCTGAACATGCCGCAATATTCATGGCCGAGCGAAATAATGATCGCACCGGTCAGCGTTGCAAGGTCAATGACATATTCCGGCTTGTAGGTTTCCTGGCACCAGTGCAGCGCATCGCACAACACCAACCGACCCTCGGCATCGGTGTTGATCACTTCGATGGTCTGGCCTGACATGCTGGTGACGACATCGCCCGGGCGCTGGGCATTGCCATCGGGCATATTTTCTACCAGCCCGCAAATGCCGATAACATGCGCCTTGGCCTTGCGCCCAGCGAGCGCCTTCATCGCACCGGCAACCGCACCGGCACCGCCCATATCCCATTTCATATCTTCCATACCGGCAGCAGGCTTGATCGAAATGCCACCTGTATCAAAGGTCACGCCTTTGCCGACAAAAGCGACCGGTGTCTTATCCGCACCATCAGTGCCATCCCAACGCATCGCCAATATGCGTGCCGGACGTGTTGATCCCTGCGCCACGCCCAAAAGCGCGCCCATGCCGAGTTCTTTCATCTCGGCATCGTCAAGCACACGGATTTCCACGCCCAACTCTTTCAGATGCTCGCAACGCTCAACAAAGCTCTCAGGGTAAAGCACATTGGCCGGTTGTGCGACCAACTCACGGGTGAGGAAAACGCCCTCGGCTATCGCCTTGGCCTGTTCCCAATGGCTTTCAGTGCCCTCAGCCGCGTCCGAAACAGTGAGCGTTTCCAAAGTTGGTTTGGCATCCGCCGCCATGGTGGTACGATAGCGGTCAAAGCGCCAGCTACGCAGCAATATACCAGTCAGCAGGCTGGAGGTGTTTTCAGCCGACAGCGATGATGGCGATGCTGCCAGATCGATATGCGCCGCCGTCACCCCGGAGGTGAGATAGCGTGCGGTGAGCGCCGCACCGGCTTTCTCCAGATCGCGCGCGCCAGCGGTCTTGTCGCCGATACCGATCAGAACAACGCGCAGCGGCGCGCCATCGCCCGCAACAAAAGTCTCAAAAACATCGCCTGCGCGGCCGCGGAAGCGTGCGCCGCGTGCGGCCTCCACCACATGGCCATCCACCGGAAGTGATGCCGTCTTCAGATCATCCGATCCCACGCAATAGCAACGCAGGGCGTCTGCGGAATGACTATCGGAAAAACTGATCTGCATGGGGATACTCCTGAAAATGGATTTTGAACCGAAGAGCGCTGAGCGCTTCGCCAGTCATATAGAAATGCAATGCCCCGGCTTAAAGCGTCTTCATGCATCAGGGTCAATCATTGGATCATATTTCCGGGGAAGTTCGTCTTTCTCACTTTGCCTTTTGCCGCCTTTGTGCAAAAGACCGGCGCAGAAGAGGTGAACCCATTGTCCGGGACGAGACGCAAGAAACATCGCTGTCGCGCCGATTATGCGCGTTTGCGGAGTGCATATTGGTGCGCGGGCACGAGTCTGTTGGCCTGGTCTGCCCTGATTCTGCCTGCAACTGCTGCAGCACAGGAAATAGCGGAGCAACAGACCAATGCTGAAGCAGGATTGCCGGAAGAGACGAGTGAGCAAAGCTCTCCTGAAGCGTCTGATAATGAGCGCGAGGTCGAGTTCTCTGCCGATACCATAAGCTATGACAGCGAAGCCGATGTGGTGACCGCCAGCGGTGACGTCATAATGCGCCGCAAGGGGCAGTTGTTGCGCGCCGAAACGATTATCTGGGATCGCAAAAGCGGTGCGGTTACCGCCGATGGCAATGTCCGTATCATCGATGAACAGGGCGCGGTGCTCTATGGCGACAACATTACCCTGACCGAAGACGTGCGCGAAGGCGTGATCCAGAATATCCTGCTGGTGCTGGATGAAGGCGGCCGCATCGTCGCCAATCAGGGCCAGCGTGACGGCAGCGAGATCATCCTCAACGAAGCCGCCTATACCGCCTGCGCTGTGCAGGACAGTGAAGGCTGCCCGAAATCGCCGAGCTGGCAGATCAAGGCTGTCCGCGTCGCCTATGATGAGGAAGACAAGACGGTCAGATATGAAGGGGCCCGGCTTGAGCTTTTTGGCCTGCCGCTTATCCCGCTCCCCGGTTTCAGCCATCCGATTGACGAGCGCAATCGCTCCGGCCTGCTCGTCCCCAATGGCCGGATCAGCCAGGCCAATGGCCTTGAGTATAGCCAGCCCTATTATTTTGCCCTTGCGCCCAATCGCGATCTGACGGTCACGCCCTACGTCTTTTCCGATGTGTTGCCGATGCTGCAAACCGAGTATCGCGCGCTGACCGAACGAGGCGCCTATCAGCTGACCGGCTATGCCACCGCCAGCTCGCGTATCCCGGTGGGTTCGCGCGAACCGCTGTCATCCGAAGAGGATTTTCGCGGCTATTTTGATGGCGTTGGCAATTTTCAGCTTGATGAGAACTGGAATATATCCTCCTCGATCCGGGTAGCGACAGACCGTACCTTTTTACGCCGCTATGATATCAGCCGTGACGACCGGCTGCGCTCGACTTTTCGCGCTGAACGTATCGACAGTGACAGCTATTTCTCGTTGCAAGGATGGGCGACGCAGACTCTGCGCGTTGATGACCCGCAGGGACAGGTTCCCATCGCCCTGCCGATTGTCGATTTTCGTCAGCGTATGGACGATCCGGTTGCTGGCGGCCAGTTTGAGTTTCGGGTCAATTCCCTCGCTATTGCGCGAACCGAAGGACAGGATACGCAGCGCGCCTTTGCATCGGCACAATGGGATTTGCGCCGGGTGACGCCTGGCGGACAGCTGGTCACCCTGACCGCTTATGGCCGTGGTGATGTCTATAACAGCGATGAGAATGCGCTGACGCAGACACTCGTCTATCGTGGTACCGAGGGCTTTCAGGCGCGCGCGATCGGCTCTGTCGCAGCGGATTTTCAATGGCCCTTTGTCGGCAAAGCCTTTGGCGGCACACAGACGCTGACGCCGCGTGTGCAACTGGTTGCCACCACACCGGGGCAGAATGACGATATCCCCAATGAGGATGCCCGCGCGATTGAGCTGGAGGCGAGCAACCTGTTTGCGCTTAACCGCCTGCCCGGTTTTGACCGGGTCGAGGATGGTTTGCGCGTCGTTTATGGCCTCGACTGGAATCTGCAGCGCCCCGGTCTCAGAATAGACGCCAATATCGGCCAGAGCTATCGCTTCAACAACAAGAGCGATGTTATCCCGGAAGGCACCGGCCTTGCTGAGCAGACCTCGGACATTACCGGTCGCACCGATGTGCGCTTTCGCGATATCGTGAAGTTCAGTCACCGCTATCGGCTCGACAAGGGCAATTTGTCGCTGCGCCGCAACGAGATTGACGCCACAATAGGTTCACGACGCACCTATTTTCAGGTCGGTTATCTGCGCCTGAACCGCGATATCGGCGAGGAAATCGAGGATTTGCAGGATCGCGAGGAGCTGCGTGTCGCTGGTCGTGTGCAGCTTGATCAATATTGGTCAGTCTTTGGCTCTGGCATTTTCGATCTGACGGACGCGCAGGAAGACCCAACCAACTTTTCTGACGGGTTTGAACCGCTGCGCACCCGTCTCGGCATTGCCTATGATGATGACTGTATCTCGCTCGGACTGACCTGGCGGCGCGATTTTGTCAGTATCGGCGATGCCCCGCGCGGCGACAGCTTCCTGCTGCGTTTCCGATTGCGCAACCTTGGAATTTGATTGGCTTGTGTCGTCAACCGACTTGGCATTGTCTACGCTATTGTCTATTCAGCCTCCCAATTCTACTCAGCGTATATTCAGCCAGTTATGGCTAGCCATTGAGGACATGGCATTTTTGAATGCAAGCATTCCCCTTTTTTAACACTGTAAAGATGACGATGAATCAACCAATCAAGGCATTTAGAAAGACACTGAAGGGCTTAGCTGCCGGAATGACCTTCGCCCTGCTCACGGCTACAGCTTTGGCCCAGACAGTCAATGATAGCGAAGTCCCGTCGACTGAGCTCAATCTGCCCGAAAAACTAACAGTTTTTGGTAGTAATGACCCAAATATGCGGCGGGCAACGGCTATCGTTAACGGGGAGATTATTACCGGTACTGATATTGATCAGCGGCTAGCGTTAATCGTCGCCGCAAGCGGCGGCAAAACCCCCAGCGATGAACAACTCAAGAGCTTGAGGCTGGAGGTCCTTCGTAACCTGATCGACGAAACACTTCAGATTCAGGAAGCCGCAGCGAATGACATTGTGATACAGCAAGCGGATATAAACCGAACCTATCAAAGCGTAGCTCAAGGAAACTTCCGTATTGACCCGGCTGAGATGGATGGTTTTCTCCGCAAGAACGGATCATCACCTTACAGCCTGAAGCGTCAAATCATGGGCGAGCTTGCTTGGCAACGGTTGTTAGGGCGCAATGTGCAGCCATTTATCAATGTCTCGGAAGAAGAGGTTCAGTCGATTCTGAAAAGACTTGAAGCTGACAAAGGTACGGAGGAGTACCGCCTGGGCGAGATTTATCTTTCAGCAACACCGAACAACGCGAATGAGATTTTTCAAAATGGCCGCAGAATCATGCAGCAATTGCAGCAGGGGGGAAGTTTTGCCG
The sequence above is drawn from the Parasphingorhabdus sp. SCSIO 66989 genome and encodes:
- the purM gene encoding phosphoribosylformylglycinamidine cyclo-ligase, whose translation is MNSNSNPDQIPAEKTPSGQSKPDQYSYADAGVSIADGNALVKAIAPLAKATARPGADSDLGGFGGLFDLKAAGFTDPILVAANDGVGTKVKLAISHDRHDGIGQDLVAMCVNDLIVQGAEPLFFLDYFASAKLDNAVAERVVASIAGACKLAGCALIGGETAEMPGMYQPGDYDLAGFCVGAAERGALIDGSAIAPGDVILGLESSGVHSNGFSLVRRLAEDKGWKLTRPALFDHEQLLIDALMAPTRIYVAALLPLLRAGQIKGLAHITGGGLLENIPRVLPDGCHAKIDATSWSQPRLMAFLQAEGNIEPEEMAHTFNCGIGMAVIVAPDQAEEISEQLSASGETVHDIGRIDAGEKGCTVSGPAGCWAARDDWTATHNG
- the purN gene encoding phosphoribosylglycinamide formyltransferase, with protein sequence MAKARLAIMISGVGTNMAALLYASRDPDCPYEVVLVASNNPDAQGLKLAEAEGVATFSHAHKGLSREEHDTTMHAALTEAKADYVALAGYMRILSDEFVSKWAERMVNIHPSLLPKYKGLDTHQRAIDAGDSHGGCSVHLVTPELDDGPVLDQTPVAILPDDDVHSLTERVKIAEYQLYARTLSDYIARENDPDWIQQKVDGIALSLPSTHARESHGAPGWRVGSEKSGKFFAYLSVNHHGEDRVALLVKCSGPDEMMTLIDQEPEIYHKPAYYGASGWIGYRLDRQGVDWDHVRQWLERSWRSVAPKSLTKLMDAAEEF
- a CDS encoding type II toxin-antitoxin system CcdA family antitoxin, which encodes MRMKHSTPRKATNITLDPVAVDEAKQLGINVSQACENGLRSEIAKAKGEQWLEENREAIDAFNEWIAENGLPLEEHRQF
- a CDS encoding CcdB family protein; protein product: MARFDVYELRSSGTMVVNYQSDLLDHYATRFIIPLLPPTNSRRPTPRLNPVFKVQDKDLVFYPQLAATVRASELATPIDSLAEHHTEIIDAIDMLISGF
- the ndk gene encoding nucleoside-diphosphate kinase, encoding MAVTRTFSIIKPDATRRNLTGAVTQKLEEAGLRVVASKRIHMTRDQAEGFYAVHKERPFYGELCDFMTSGPVVVQVLEGEDAVKRNRDIMGATNPADAAEGTIRKEFAESIEANSVHGSDSDENAKIEIDFFFSADEIVG
- a CDS encoding DNA polymerase III subunit chi, coding for MRVDFYQLTRDPVAHLLPDLAERTLAGDKRMAILADDALLIDAISEALWTRKPESFLAHGVAGEEQEADQPILLMRALADGDMPPNKAGFLAIADGQWRDHCDQFERIFFPFEPGHIDAARSAWKSLKDREGVTRHYWKQDGRRWVEQG
- a CDS encoding leucyl aminopeptidase, with protein sequence MQISFSDSHSADALRCYCVGSDDLKTASLPVDGHVVEAARGARFRGRAGDVFETFVAGDGAPLRVVLIGIGDKTAGARDLEKAGAALTARYLTSGVTAAHIDLAASPSSLSAENTSSLLTGILLRSWRFDRYRTTMAADAKPTLETLTVSDAAEGTESHWEQAKAIAEGVFLTRELVAQPANVLYPESFVERCEHLKELGVEIRVLDDAEMKELGMGALLGVAQGSTRPARILAMRWDGTDGADKTPVAFVGKGVTFDTGGISIKPAAGMEDMKWDMGGAGAVAGAMKALAGRKAKAHVIGICGLVENMPDGNAQRPGDVVTSMSGQTIEVINTDAEGRLVLCDALHWCQETYKPEYVIDLATLTGAIIISLGHEYCGMFSNDDGLVDMLNGAADASGDQVWRFPLGKPYDKLIDSPIADIKNVGPRGAGSITAAQFLQRFIQDGVKWAHLDIAGMAWADKPGAVWDKGATGYGVRLLDRLVAENFEQK
- a CDS encoding LPS-assembly protein LptD is translated as MAWSALILPATAAAQEIAEQQTNAEAGLPEETSEQSSPEASDNEREVEFSADTISYDSEADVVTASGDVIMRRKGQLLRAETIIWDRKSGAVTADGNVRIIDEQGAVLYGDNITLTEDVREGVIQNILLVLDEGGRIVANQGQRDGSEIILNEAAYTACAVQDSEGCPKSPSWQIKAVRVAYDEEDKTVRYEGARLELFGLPLIPLPGFSHPIDERNRSGLLVPNGRISQANGLEYSQPYYFALAPNRDLTVTPYVFSDVLPMLQTEYRALTERGAYQLTGYATASSRIPVGSREPLSSEEDFRGYFDGVGNFQLDENWNISSSIRVATDRTFLRRYDISRDDRLRSTFRAERIDSDSYFSLQGWATQTLRVDDPQGQVPIALPIVDFRQRMDDPVAGGQFEFRVNSLAIARTEGQDTQRAFASAQWDLRRVTPGGQLVTLTAYGRGDVYNSDENALTQTLVYRGTEGFQARAIGSVAADFQWPFVGKAFGGTQTLTPRVQLVATTPGQNDDIPNEDARAIELEASNLFALNRLPGFDRVEDGLRVVYGLDWNLQRPGLRIDANIGQSYRFNNKSDVIPEGTGLAEQTSDITGRTDVRFRDIVKFSHRYRLDKGNLSLRRNEIDATIGSRRTYFQVGYLRLNRDIGEEIEDLQDREELRVAGRVQLDQYWSVFGSGIFDLTDAQEDPTNFSDGFEPLRTRLGIAYDDDCISLGLTWRRDFVSIGDAPRGDSFLLRFRLRNLGI
- a CDS encoding peptidylprolyl isomerase: MNQPIKAFRKTLKGLAAGMTFALLTATALAQTVNDSEVPSTELNLPEKLTVFGSNDPNMRRATAIVNGEIITGTDIDQRLALIVAASGGKTPSDEQLKSLRLEVLRNLIDETLQIQEAAANDIVIQQADINRTYQSVAQGNFRIDPAEMDGFLRKNGSSPYSLKRQIMGELAWQRLLGRNVQPFINVSEEEVQSILKRLEADKGTEEYRLGEIYLSATPNNANEIFQNGRRIMQQLQQGGSFAAYARQWSEATTAASGGDLGWVKLQFLPNELAEAARTMSVGQLAGPIEIPGGFSIVYLIDKRQILSADPRDARLSLKQLAIQFPQGIDEGDATNRAAAFANAAKAIRGCGDAERAAQQVGATIVDNDNVRVRDLPGPLQQTLLNLSVGEATPPFGSVKDGVRVLVLCGRDDPKVATGPSADEMMRTIEDERVNKRAQIYLRDLRRDAVIEYN